GCTGTGACCCTGCCCTCCTCCGGGTCCTGGAGGGGTCTCGCCCTCCCTTCTCCAGAGGGagcaccaggagcaggctcagGAAGGGCTCAGCTGCAGCACCAGCCCAGCCGCCTGCGGAGAGCAGATTGCCACCACCCAATGCAACCCGCCCGGCCCTGTCCTACAGCACAGGGATCTGCCCCTGCTTTCGTTTCAGCCACTAGAGAGTCTTTGGACCTAACGCTCCTGGGTGACTTTGGCAAAACCCCTTCTCTCCATCACTGCAGAATCGGGCCCTTTACCCAAAAGctgccaccccagcagcaggttTCCAGGCCCTGCGCTGGCCCCACATACGCACCTTTCTTGCCGTTGTTGGAAGGAGTGGATTTCCCGCTATCGGAGTTCAGCTCAAAGACTCGTAGGTCTGTCGGTCCTTCCTCTTTCAGAGTCTCTGTCCTGCCCTGGGCTTTGCTCCCCACCTCTCGGGGCTCTGTAGCAGCCGGTTGCTCTGAGGAGACTGCGGACACCTGGGCAGGTGCAGAAGGCTGAccgggttctgggggctttggCAAGGAGCTCTGCTCGTCCgaggtggcctccagcagccgctgAGAGAGGTCTCCGGTCCCAGCTGGCTGTGCTCCAGTCTGTAGCTGCGCAGCAGGCACAGAGGCAGGGTTTGCAATCTGAGTCACAAGGGAGATGCTCTCACTGCTCTCAGAGGGGCTCCCCTCCGCTGGGGCCGGCTCCGGAGGGAGGACGGCCcagcttccctctgagggtccCTTGTGAGCAGCAGGGTGGCTTCCCTCCAGGGCTGCGGTGGCAGattctttctctgctgcttctggaaatTTCACGTTTGCACAAGGCAGGGGTGACATCCCCAAGAACTCCTCTGTAGGAAGGCAGAAGAGAAGCGAGAGACATTTCAGCAAGCGCAGCAGCAGCTGAcagtgcagcagggctggctgcagctgaATTTGTGGGAGCGAGGAGGAGCCACCACCCTCTCTAACTGCGACCTGCCGAGGTCTGCGCGAGCCCTCCCGCAGACCCCCAACCATCCGACCCACCTTCATCCtcttcccagcctggctcctcttGGTGAATGCTCTGCTCCGCTCGCTGCTTCAGGGCCTCCCGCCGGGCTTCATCCTGCAGGGAATTCAGCGTCAGCAGCTGCTCAAGTCCCCAGTCCTTTCCTCCCCGAGGGATTTCAGCATCAGTgacaagaaggacatgggcaAGGCAGCCCAGATCCCTCCTTTTCCAGGAAAAGCACCTTCTGCCAAAGAGAGGTCTGCGTCACTGAGCTCCCTGGATGGAGTGCCCGCCCCCGGGGAGACCCCCACCCCTCCCGACCTACCTGCTCCAGGCGATGCACTTTATAGAAGTAGCGCTGCCAGAATTCCAAATGGGAAACAGCCACTGGGACCTGGGAGCGACAGGGAAACCACCGTGAGTCACGTCAGAGGGCAGGCTGCGGTTGCTGCcttgctcccctctcctcccgaGCCTTGCAGCTGCCCTCCTGACCCGCGCAAGGCACCTGCGTTTTCAGGCGCACAGACACAGGTCCAAGCCCCAGGCAGGTGCCGGCAGACGCTCAGACACACATCGGACAGCGACAGaggagctgctcttccaggctcGTGCCAAACAGGCAGGGAAGCAGAATGCAACACGCTGCCCAACGGCCCTGTGCCAGTCTACCACGCACCCACAGCCCTTTCTCCCACCAACACCAGGGCCCAAGCAGCTCCGGGCTACCCCAAGTCAGAACTTGCCCCCCACTGGCACCACGCAGGGCCTTACCATTTTCGTGTAGAGAGCCCGGATGGAAGGGCTGGTTGCCAGCAGCTCTGCTAtctcccctttcttctcctctaGGTTAAACTGAGAGAGCCAGGCCTCGAGGAGCTCAGCAGGGCCTGCAGAGGACAAGCACAGGGATAACAGTCCTTGGCACAGACAGGGCAGGAACAGCTTTGGGAAGTTTCACTGGAAAGGTGCTATGGGCTAGCTCAGCTGGGCGAGCAAGGGGCAAAGGAGGAGGGAGACCTGGGTCCCTGTGCCCACCCCACGCCATGGGTCCTCTTGTCAGCACCAGGCCACGTGGCACCTGCTGTAGCGGTAGTTTAAACTGGCCCAGCAAATTCCCAGTCCAGACCAGTCCCCAAAGCAACAGACAGATCTGCTCTCCACAAACAGTGATCCCAGCTACAGCCAAGCCagcaggcctgctggcgacaggctcCGGGCACTTGAGGACAGCCCACAGACCCCACGCGAGTGCCAGCTTGGCAGCACCACCAAGCCCCACCGTACCATCGGGTTCGTTGCAGTAGGTGGCCGGGTCTGACTGGAGGCTGTAGAGGCGAGCCTGGAGGAGAAGACACACAGGGCAGAGCCGTCAGCGgaggggcagcagcagagccccgagAGGACAGGGCTTGGGGCTCCACATCCCGCAGAGCGGCTCCGGGAACGGGGCGCTCACCTTGGCGCTGTCATAGGGCTCCGTGGTACCTGTAGGTGTTGCCATCAGCGTTATGACATCACAGTCAATGGTCTTATCCGGCGAGGGAGCAAATGTGTCCGAGATGACACCCAGGAAGTCAGAGAGCCCTTTCCTCACCTTTTCAGTCGCACCAGAGGAACCTTCCGCCCTCTTGAAGACAAAAAGCAGTACAGGGTAAGTaacagtgcctgcagcagcaggacaagcCTCAGCCCTTCCTGGACAGGTTCCTTTAAGGAAGGAGGATTTCTCTCCCTTCAAAGAAGAGCTAACAAGGCAactgtggggccagggctgggctAGAAGGGCATGGTGGCCAGCAGAAGCAGCCTCAGGTGGCAGTGGGGCAGGGAGGTTTGTGGGGAACTGAGCccaggctttgggggggggggggaaggactgAGCCAGGTTTGGGGACTGGACCGTCACAGCGGCAGCTGCGCAGAGATGCGATGTCACAATACACCCACTCTGCCAGTACCCCACTACACAGCACgcagggagagagaaagcacAGGAACTTGTCTCCACTCGTCTCCAGAGCTTCCTCACTGCTGCAGCAAGGAAATCCCACACAGTGCTCGGCACCAAACCTGCACTGGGGAGAAAGTCTGAAACCTGAAGCTCGTGGTTAGACGCTGGGGTTTGTTCAGAGGATCCTGCCCTCGGAGGCAGGCAGATCCTATCCACCCCCCGCTTTGCCTTCTGCCACAAGAACCCCAGCGCGCTCGCTCCCACACTCACTGCCAGCTTGTCCTTGACCACGCTGGCCGTAGCGGCGATCGTGCAGGCTGTGTCATGCTGCACGACTTGAGTGAACTCAGCCAGGTCCCGTTTCATGAACTCCAAAGCTTCTGTGGACTGTAAGAAGACGACAGACAGACTGTGTGATCTTTCTGCTCTCCAGCAAAGCCGCGGCCACTCTGGGAACACCCAGCACATTACAAAGATTGAAGCGCGAGAGCCTTTAACCCAGCCGAGCCCTCACCCCAGCTGGTGCAATGGGCGAGACTGTAACACCCAGAATAACAACGGGGAACATCTACGCCCAAAACATGTTAGAGTGGGGTGTTTTAAGCTAAGAATGAACAAAGACAGGTTAGGAAAAGCCTTGTCGTGAGCTTTGTGTACAACTAACACAGGCCACGCCGTCACTGGCAGGAAGTCTCACCCCGCAGCGCGATGCTCGGGCCGTACCCTCCCCACACAGCTGGTGATGTTCACACCGACacagcccggcgctgcgcccaaGCCACATGGTCCCGGCTGGGTCCCCAGCTCCCAGAGTCACCACGAACACAGCccacccccctttcccccccgGGGCCTCAGGCTGCCCTGCAGCCGCACGCCCTGgatgggcctccggcagccgctaaggccgggcccggggggcccctcacccgccgcccccggcccgccgccgcctaCCTTCTCCTTGACGGCCTggtagctctgctgcagccagctccGCCACCAGCCCGCGTCCTCCCTGCACAGCACACGCGCGTCAGGcgggcccgggcctggcccctgGCCCCGGACCCCGGCCCTGACCACTCCCCCGACCGGCCCGGgccgcgcggccgccgccgcccctctccCGCCGCCCCGGACCCGTTCCCCGtcaccgcccgccccgggcccagccccgaccgctccccccgcccggctcaggccgcgccgccgccgccgcctctcgcccgccgccgcccctctccCGCCGCTCCAAGCCCgttccccgccgccccccgggccgtgccgggcccggcccagccgcccccTCCGCAGAGCTCAACTCACCCCTCCGCCATCTTGGCGGCCTGACGTCACCACTATTTACCGACCCCTCACCCCGCGGGCCGCGCCTCCCTGTGACGTCACTTCCGgaccctcctcctgctgctgccgctgccgggaGGGCGCCGGGAGggcgccgggcgggagcggcgggggctgcccggtggGGGCTGCCCggtgcgggcagggccgggggtcTGCGCGGCGGGGCCCGCTCCCGGGCCGCCCGAGggcagcggcggctgcggggagagACTGGCGGGGGTGGGCCCCGGGAGCCCCGCGGGAGCCCTCCCGCTGCCGGCGCCGTGGGCTGGCCCCGGCGGCGATGGAGATGCAGTCGTACTACGCCAAGCTACTGGGGGAGCTCAACGAGCAGCGCAAGAGGGACTTCTTCTGCGACTGCAGCATCATCGTGGAGGGGAGGATCTTCAAAGCCCACAAGAACATTTTGTTCGCCAACAGCGGCTATTTCCGAGCCCTGCTGATCCACTACATCCAGGACAGCGGCCGCCACAGCACCGCCTCGCTCGACATCGTCACCTCGGAGGCCTTCTCCGTCATCCTGGATTTCCTTTACTCCGGGAAGCTGGATCTCTGCGGGGAGAACGTCATCGAGGTGATGTCTGCggctagctatttgcagatgaCCGACGTGGTCAACTTCTGCAAGACGTACATAAGGTCATCGCTGGATATTTGCAGGAAGATAGAGCGAGAAGCGGCTTTCTATCAGGCTGATAGCGGGAGCGCTGCGAGGGAGGGCCCCTCGTACGGCGCCAAGAGCCAGTGCTCTGCCTCCGGCTCGTCCCCGCAGGAGAAGGAGCGGGTCTCGGATTGCCAGCGGGACCCTCCCTGCGGGGCATGCAGCAGCTGCCATCCCCTGGAGCTGGTGGTCAGGGACCCTGTGAGCAGCGACTCCCCTGACGACGTTAATTCCTCCCTGCCCAAGGGGGTGGAACCCAAAGTAGAGTTTGACTCGGATGAAGTCGAGGTGGAGGTGGGCGAACGGCTGCCGCAGTACCCGACGCCGTTGTCCCTCGAGCAGATGGAAGAGGGGCTGCACGGCGGGCAGGCGATGGACCTGGCCTGCAATAACTACCACATGAAACAATTCCTGGAGGCCCTGTTGCGCAACAGCTCGGCACAGAGAAAGGATGATGTGGTTCATCACTTTGTCCGGGGCTTTGAGGGTAGGCCGGAGGACGCAGGGGTAGCCATGAGTTCCATGATGGACATTCACAGCGACTGGTATGGTGAGGACGCAGGTGAGAGGACCCCGGGAGGGCGCAGTCTGTGTAATCGAGGTGGAAAGTGTGTAGTTGTGCGACTTCCTTTGTTACTCGAGTTCCTGTTCAGGAATATATTGCTGAATATTATGCCGTAGCAAAATAAACTGTTGTTCTGGACTTCAAGCTGTACTCGTTTATTCAGTGCAGTGCTTGGGAGGTAAGTATTTCTAGCAGCTTTTACTGAAACATCCTGGAGCTTGCTGCGGGTGATGCTGCTATAATAAACGATCTCATCTGGGACCTTGTTGCATGGCAGGTGAATTTTTAAAACTAATC
The Opisthocomus hoazin isolate bOpiHoa1 chromosome 17, bOpiHoa1.hap1, whole genome shotgun sequence DNA segment above includes these coding regions:
- the ZBTB8B gene encoding zinc finger and BTB domain-containing protein 8B — protein: MEMQSYYAKLLGELNEQRKRDFFCDCSIIVEGRIFKAHKNILFANSGYFRALLIHYIQDSGRHSTASLDIVTSEAFSVILDFLYSGKLDLCGENVIEVMSAASYLQMTDVVNFCKTYIRSSLDICRKIEREAAFYQADSGSAAREGPSYGAKSQCSASGSSPQEKERVSDCQRDPPCGACSSCHPLELVVRDPVSSDSPDDVNSSLPKGVEPKVEFDSDEVEVEVGERLPQYPTPLSLEQMEEGLHGGQAMDLACNNYHMKQFLEALLRNSSAQRKDDVVHHFVRGFEGRPEDAGVAMSSMMDIHSDWYGEDAGDVLVVPIKLHKCPFCPYTAKQKGILKRHIRSHTGERPYPCETCGKRFTRQEHLRSHALSVHRSNKPIICKGCRRTFTSSLSQGLRRFGLCDSCTCVTTTHEDSMPINLSLMEPPSEGQEKGDADNDWPIYVESGEENDPADDDDADGDDKQEIHRSLSDRETLM
- the BSDC1 gene encoding BSD domain-containing protein 1, with the translated sequence MAEGEDAGWWRSWLQQSYQAVKEKSTEALEFMKRDLAEFTQVVQHDTACTIAATASVVKDKLARAEGSSGATEKVRKGLSDFLGVISDTFAPSPDKTIDCDVITLMATPTGTTEPYDSAKARLYSLQSDPATYCNEPDGPAELLEAWLSQFNLEEKKGEIAELLATSPSIRALYTKMVPVAVSHLEFWQRYFYKVHRLEQDEARREALKQRAEQSIHQEEPGWEEDEEEFLGMSPLPCANVKFPEAAEKESATAALEGSHPAAHKGPSEGSWAVLPPEPAPAEGSPSESSESISLVTQIANPASVPAAQLQTGAQPAGTGDLSQRLLEATSDEQSSLPKPPEPGQPSAPAQVSAVSSEQPAATEPREVGSKAQGRTETLKEEGPTDLRVFELNSDSGKSTPSNNGKKGSSTDISEDWEKDFDLDMTEEEVQLALSKVAVSGELEDEEWEDWE